A genome region from Natronobeatus ordinarius includes the following:
- a CDS encoding Zn-ribbon domain-containing OB-fold protein, protein MSDEYADYALESPADVTPENPYTLPGFFAAMADGQFLAARCTDCETRLVPPRPACYACGSRALELEEQPREGTVVSYTEVRNPPSAFADEAPYTVAVVELDSGARLTGRVDAPYEAVAIDDPVRLTIQEPGPAELEVAREYEEAWPIHVFEPLE, encoded by the coding sequence ATGAGCGACGAGTACGCCGACTACGCCCTCGAGTCGCCCGCCGACGTGACCCCCGAGAACCCGTACACGCTTCCCGGCTTCTTCGCGGCGATGGCCGACGGCCAGTTCCTCGCCGCCCGCTGTACGGATTGTGAGACGCGCCTCGTACCCCCACGGCCGGCCTGCTACGCCTGTGGAAGTCGTGCGCTCGAACTCGAAGAGCAACCCCGGGAAGGAACCGTCGTCTCCTACACCGAGGTCAGGAACCCACCCTCGGCGTTCGCCGACGAGGCGCCCTACACCGTCGCCGTCGTCGAACTCGACTCCGGTGCGCGGCTGACGGGCCGGGTCGACGCCCCCTACGAGGCGGTCGCGATCGACGATCCGGTCCGACTCACGATCCAGGAGCCGGGGCCGGCCGAACTCGAGGTCGCCCGCGAGTACGAGGAGGCGTGGCCGATCCACGTCTTCGAGCCGCTCGAGTAA
- a CDS encoding thiolase C-terminal domain-containing protein, producing the protein MSEPRIVTVGASPIGATELTGRDLFSAALTEAFDGLPDPAELVEAVYVGNQSERYEGQIMYGTLLAEWAGLRNVPAERVEGCAAAGALALKHAVQDVRAGTYDAVLACGVEKMTAGGTALATDALSSAFDRALEQRSGITAPSQYALLAQRYLHETDATEEALAKIAVKNHRNAAQNPRAHFGREVDAETVLESDYIAPPLKLFDCAPVSDGAAAVLVTTAELADELVARDERVRVSGVGAAANNIAVAERDLTFVEGANVAATTAYEQAGVDPEDVDVAEVHDAFTVCEALLAEAVGFAPRGRGYESALEPDERSEGWTDVHLSTSGGLKARGHPIGATGLMQAIEAYEQLTGQAGDRQVADAETGLLLNEGGVADAVTVAHLLTAEGSA; encoded by the coding sequence ATGTCAGAGCCACGCATCGTCACGGTCGGCGCGTCGCCGATCGGGGCGACCGAACTCACCGGTCGGGATCTGTTTTCGGCCGCGTTGACGGAAGCGTTCGATGGCCTGCCGGATCCCGCCGAGCTCGTCGAGGCGGTGTACGTCGGCAACCAGTCAGAACGGTACGAGGGACAGATCATGTACGGCACGCTGCTCGCCGAGTGGGCGGGTCTGCGAAACGTCCCGGCCGAACGGGTCGAGGGCTGTGCGGCCGCCGGCGCGCTCGCGCTAAAACACGCGGTCCAGGACGTTCGCGCCGGCACCTACGACGCCGTCCTCGCCTGCGGCGTCGAGAAGATGACCGCCGGCGGGACCGCGCTGGCGACCGACGCGCTCTCCTCGGCGTTCGACCGCGCGCTCGAGCAGCGTTCAGGGATCACGGCCCCGAGCCAGTACGCCCTGCTCGCCCAGCGCTACCTCCACGAGACCGACGCGACCGAGGAAGCGCTGGCGAAGATCGCGGTGAAGAACCACCGCAACGCGGCACAGAATCCGCGTGCGCACTTCGGGCGGGAAGTAGACGCAGAGACCGTCCTCGAGTCGGACTACATCGCCCCGCCGCTGAAGCTGTTCGACTGTGCGCCCGTGAGCGACGGCGCGGCCGCCGTGCTCGTGACGACTGCGGAACTGGCCGACGAACTCGTCGCCCGAGACGAGCGGGTCCGCGTTTCCGGCGTCGGCGCGGCGGCGAACAACATCGCCGTCGCCGAGCGCGACCTGACGTTCGTCGAGGGAGCGAACGTCGCCGCGACGACGGCGTACGAGCAAGCCGGCGTCGACCCCGAGGACGTCGACGTCGCGGAGGTCCACGATGCGTTCACCGTCTGTGAGGCCCTGCTCGCCGAAGCCGTCGGCTTCGCCCCGCGAGGTCGGGGCTACGAGAGCGCCCTCGAGCCCGACGAGCGCTCCGAGGGGTGGACCGACGTCCACCTCAGCACGAGCGGCGGGCTGAAAGCGCGCGGGCACCCGATCGGGGCGACCGGACTCATGCAGGCGATCGAGGCCTACGAACAGCTCACCGGGCAGGCCGGCGATCGACAGGTGGCCGACGCCGAGACGGGGCTGCTCCTGAACGAGGGCGGCGTCGCCGACGCCGTTACCGTCGCCCACCTGCTCACCGCGGAGGGATCGGCATGA
- a CDS encoding MFS transporter, protein MNWQYRHVVLLLCMLAFFVTYFARLAISPVVPFITEEFEISNTLMGIALTGMWLAYGLAQFPSGLLADRHGEKLIILVAVGGTTVMSLLLALSPAYGVFVLAAIVLGGVAGLHYAVATTLLSRTFDELGTAVGVHSIGGPLAGLIAPVAAAWIGVRYGWRPAIAATAIVGIPVFALFLWRVRPTDPRRPDEPLRASLELGALVGLVSRPKIAFPLLIATAGTYVVQGLLSFFPAFLIAFHDYTATAAGVAFSVFFLVRAGSQIVLGRASDAYGRDAAIAGSMLAGAVGLPLLLLNPGLLTMAVGVVFIGVSSSFFSAIDPRFMDALPVEERGTGFGLVRTVYTVLGASGSVGVGLTADLFGWAAAFGTLTVLFSASFLALVLNRVLSTGY, encoded by the coding sequence ATGAACTGGCAGTACCGGCACGTGGTTCTGCTCCTCTGTATGCTCGCGTTTTTCGTCACGTACTTCGCTCGGCTGGCGATCAGTCCGGTCGTCCCGTTCATCACCGAGGAGTTCGAGATTTCGAACACGCTGATGGGTATCGCCCTGACGGGGATGTGGCTCGCGTACGGTCTCGCGCAGTTTCCGAGCGGGCTCCTCGCCGATCGCCACGGCGAGAAGCTGATCATCCTGGTCGCCGTCGGCGGCACGACGGTGATGAGCCTCCTGCTCGCGCTGTCGCCGGCCTACGGCGTGTTCGTTCTGGCAGCAATCGTCCTCGGTGGCGTCGCGGGGCTCCACTACGCGGTCGCGACGACGTTGCTGTCGAGGACGTTCGACGAGCTCGGGACCGCCGTCGGCGTTCACTCGATCGGTGGGCCGCTGGCGGGCCTGATCGCGCCGGTCGCCGCGGCCTGGATCGGCGTGCGGTACGGCTGGCGTCCCGCGATCGCGGCGACCGCGATCGTCGGCATCCCGGTCTTCGCGCTGTTTCTCTGGCGGGTCCGTCCGACCGATCCCCGACGGCCGGACGAGCCGTTAAGAGCGAGCCTGGAACTCGGCGCACTCGTCGGGCTCGTCTCCCGGCCGAAAATCGCGTTTCCCCTCCTCATCGCGACGGCTGGCACGTACGTCGTCCAGGGATTGCTCTCGTTTTTCCCCGCGTTCCTGATCGCGTTTCACGACTACACGGCGACCGCAGCCGGCGTCGCGTTCTCCGTCTTCTTCCTGGTGAGAGCTGGCAGCCAGATCGTTCTCGGTCGCGCCTCCGACGCCTACGGGAGAGACGCCGCGATCGCCGGTTCGATGCTCGCCGGGGCCGTCGGACTGCCGCTGCTCCTCCTGAATCCGGGGCTCCTCACGATGGCCGTCGGCGTCGTCTTCATCGGCGTCAGTTCGAGTTTCTTCTCGGCGATCGATCCACGGTTCATGGACGCACTCCCCGTCGAAGAGCGAGGAACCGGATTCGGCCTCGTCCGAACGGTGTACACCGTCCTCGGCGCGAGCGGCTCGGTCGGCGTCGGCCTCACTGCCGACCTGTTCGGCTGGGCCGCCGCCTTCGGAACGCTGACGGTCCTCTTTTCGGCCTCGTTTCTCGCACTGGTGTTGAATCGAGTACTCAGTACGGGATACTGA
- a CDS encoding geranylgeranyl reductase family protein, producing MSLQEQSADATTAGTQSPDVVVVGAGTAGCYAAATVAREGYDVVVLERKTEEEAGHIACGDALKGADAFPDVIPKSQLEPAFTNTDVDHGRFEIPQEETVLEIPVPGELAVIDRWEYGRRIIEGAGNAGADFHYDTVVQDVRQADDGRVTGVTAIRKGEPVTYEADVVVDGAGSLSLLQDKVDFADSTFDTNVNYTHFCSAYREIIHVEEPVEWSDALVFKPTERAAGYLWYFPRTETEINAGLGFQMTEEPMKLVEDLKRDLRERPEFAGARVEDKLGAALPTRRPYDSAVHPGFVAVGDAAGHVNPTTGGGIAGAAYAGSYAGEQVIEALETGDPSEETFWRYNERVMNHYGARYAALDVYNILSTAVDVDDLMGLLAAMPGDKLAEALYSGSTDIGLKLKLEALLKSRGHWGTIWNLYQTKRRADEILAHYEAYPSSPTDLPAWQAERDRLMEAVYETTGADPKY from the coding sequence ATGAGCCTTCAGGAGCAGTCTGCCGACGCCACGACGGCGGGGACGCAGTCGCCCGACGTGGTCGTCGTCGGCGCGGGAACCGCCGGCTGTTACGCCGCCGCGACGGTCGCTCGAGAGGGATACGACGTGGTCGTCCTCGAGCGAAAGACGGAGGAGGAAGCGGGACACATCGCCTGCGGCGACGCCCTGAAGGGGGCCGACGCCTTCCCGGACGTAATTCCCAAGTCACAACTCGAGCCGGCCTTCACGAACACCGACGTCGACCACGGCCGGTTCGAGATCCCACAGGAAGAGACGGTGCTCGAGATTCCGGTCCCCGGCGAACTCGCGGTCATCGACCGCTGGGAGTACGGCCGACGGATCATCGAGGGTGCGGGTAACGCCGGCGCCGACTTTCACTACGACACCGTCGTGCAGGACGTGCGCCAGGCCGACGACGGTCGGGTCACGGGCGTGACGGCGATTCGGAAGGGCGAACCGGTCACGTACGAGGCCGACGTCGTCGTCGACGGGGCGGGCTCGCTCTCGCTCTTGCAGGATAAGGTCGACTTCGCCGACTCGACGTTCGACACGAACGTCAACTACACCCACTTCTGTTCGGCCTACCGCGAGATCATCCACGTCGAGGAGCCGGTCGAGTGGTCGGACGCGCTCGTGTTCAAGCCGACCGAGCGAGCGGCGGGCTACCTCTGGTACTTCCCGCGCACGGAGACGGAGATCAACGCCGGCCTGGGCTTCCAGATGACCGAAGAGCCGATGAAGCTCGTCGAGGATCTGAAACGCGACCTGCGCGAGCGCCCCGAGTTCGCGGGCGCGCGCGTCGAGGACAAACTCGGCGCCGCCTTGCCGACGCGCCGACCCTACGATTCGGCCGTCCACCCGGGCTTCGTCGCGGTCGGCGACGCCGCCGGACACGTCAACCCCACTACCGGCGGCGGCATCGCGGGCGCCGCCTACGCCGGCAGCTACGCCGGCGAGCAGGTGATCGAGGCCCTCGAGACCGGCGATCCGAGCGAGGAAACCTTCTGGCGGTACAACGAGCGCGTGATGAACCACTACGGGGCTCGCTACGCCGCCCTCGACGTCTACAACATCCTCTCGACGGCGGTCGACGTCGACGACCTGATGGGGCTGCTCGCGGCGATGCCCGGCGACAAACTCGCCGAGGCGCTCTACTCGGGTAGTACCGACATCGGCCTCAAGCTCAAACTCGAGGCGCTGCTGAAGAGCCGCGGCCACTGGGGGACGATCTGGAACCTCTACCAGACGAAACGACGAGCCGACGAGATCCTCGCCCACTACGAGGCCTACCCCTCGAGCCCCACCGATCTGCCCGCCTGGCAAGCCGAGCGTGACCGGCTGATGGAGGCCGTCTACGAGACGACGGGCGCGGATCCGAAGTACTGA
- a CDS encoding DUF7344 domain-containing protein: protein MTVHNLETREEISNTIFTALASEQRRLVIDIVGAQSSPVDERELATYLAARERDIELGDVTREDRRRALATLRHRVLPELEAARLVERRDDGVTMADHPTVGHATIGRLLEADPPDDVLRALANGRRRDVYAILTAEGPSIDRRTLARTVAAREYDVDPVDVPDQEVEDVLVTLHHVHLPALEDAGLLEYDLEVGRVSFNSHQALEDATLEADESVTVILASA, encoded by the coding sequence ATGACCGTCCACAACCTCGAAACCCGTGAGGAAATCTCCAATACGATCTTTACGGCACTCGCCAGCGAACAACGGCGGCTTGTGATCGACATCGTCGGCGCTCAGAGCTCACCAGTCGACGAGCGGGAACTCGCGACGTACCTCGCGGCACGAGAACGAGACATCGAACTCGGCGACGTGACCCGCGAGGACCGACGACGCGCACTGGCTACGCTTCGTCACCGCGTCCTCCCGGAACTGGAGGCGGCTCGACTCGTCGAACGACGCGACGACGGCGTCACGATGGCCGATCACCCCACCGTCGGTCACGCCACGATCGGCCGACTCCTCGAGGCCGACCCGCCGGACGACGTGCTTCGCGCCCTCGCGAACGGCCGTCGGCGAGACGTGTACGCGATCCTCACCGCGGAAGGGCCGTCGATCGACCGTCGAACGCTCGCGCGAACTGTCGCCGCCCGCGAGTACGACGTCGATCCCGTAGACGTTCCCGACCAGGAGGTCGAGGACGTGCTCGTGACTCTCCACCACGTCCATCTGCCAGCGCTCGAGGACGCCGGCCTGCTCGAGTACGATCTCGAGGTCGGACGAGTCAGCTTCAACAGCCACCAGGCGCTCGAGGATGCCACCCTCGAGGCGGACGAATCCGTGACGGTGATTCTGGCCTCGGCGTGA
- the hemE gene encoding uroporphyrinogen decarboxylase: MRDLFLRAARGERTERPPVWLMRQAGRYLPEYREIRAEHSFYEAITTPDIAERITLQPWERFEPDGVVMYSDILTAIEPLGFSYHIEPGVGPVVENPVEGPDDVERDRTPVDEELPYVGELLERLQERLDGRAAVLGFAGGPFTLAAYTVQGEPSRSFMALRELRAAHPEAFRALLEQFADVVAEFLEYQVAHGADVVKLFDTYAALLGPEDYREFLLPLHRRILESVDVPTLIFARNMGGRLELLADSGADVVALDWTVDMAAARAELGNVPVQGNLDPAVLLGDEETVRARTREVIEAAGPTGHILNLGHGVHKTTPPENVRAFVETAKGVERS, from the coding sequence ATGAGAGACCTCTTCCTGCGCGCCGCCCGGGGCGAACGCACGGAGCGGCCGCCAGTCTGGCTGATGCGTCAGGCCGGCCGCTACCTGCCCGAGTACCGGGAAATCCGCGCCGAGCACAGTTTCTACGAGGCGATCACGACGCCCGACATCGCCGAACGGATCACCCTCCAGCCGTGGGAGCGGTTCGAACCCGACGGGGTCGTCATGTACTCGGACATCCTCACCGCCATCGAGCCGCTTGGCTTTTCCTACCACATCGAGCCCGGCGTCGGTCCCGTCGTCGAGAACCCCGTCGAGGGACCCGACGACGTCGAGCGTGACCGAACACCCGTCGACGAGGAACTCCCCTACGTTGGTGAGCTACTCGAGCGCCTGCAGGAGCGTCTCGACGGCCGGGCAGCGGTTCTGGGCTTCGCTGGCGGGCCGTTCACCCTCGCCGCCTACACCGTCCAGGGCGAGCCCTCGCGGAGTTTCATGGCCCTGCGAGAGCTGCGCGCGGCCCACCCGGAGGCGTTCCGGGCGCTGCTCGAGCAGTTCGCCGACGTCGTCGCCGAGTTCCTCGAGTACCAGGTCGCCCACGGCGCGGACGTCGTCAAGCTGTTCGACACCTACGCCGCCTTGCTCGGTCCCGAAGACTACCGGGAGTTCCTGCTTCCGCTGCACCGGCGGATTCTCGAATCGGTCGACGTCCCGACGCTGATCTTCGCTCGGAACATGGGCGGCCGACTCGAGCTGCTCGCCGACAGCGGCGCGGACGTGGTCGCGCTCGACTGGACCGTCGACATGGCGGCCGCCCGGGCGGAACTCGGTAACGTCCCCGTACAGGGGAACCTCGATCCGGCCGTGCTGCTCGGCGACGAGGAGACCGTCCGCGCGCGGACGCGAGAGGTTATCGAGGCGGCCGGCCCGACGGGGCACATCCTGAACCTCGGCCACGGGGTTCACAAGACGACGCCGCCCGAGAACGTCCGGGCGTTCGTCGAGACGGCGAAAGGCGTCGAGCGGTCGTGA
- a CDS encoding MMPL family transporter has translation MGVADRAIAAITRRSRAVIVVMLVLSLALGSGVTALDQTPGLDQFETESEEADALDYVDDNFGTADNETTAQIVVRDENALSRDSLLATLELQRDFRENETVNETLADEDAFSDLSSIVASTAIQQELADDLEERGDELEETAEELEERGEELEEDRQELEQRGEELEERGEELEERGEELEEDRQELEQRSQQLEEDQALLEQRSQELEEDQQELDETAETLTELLQETQTLQEEYEELNATYEQGLIEEEEYEAEAAELEAEFDVIEAQAEGALDDEGAETFLELMDELRAAVSTLAALERGEPVEEDPEALEAIYGEIEETILADEIQGLEARGEQLEEDQQELEARGEQLEEDADELEARGEQLEEDAAELDEDAEQLDEDAEQLEERGEQLEEDADELEERREQLGDEFDELEEGIETTLEEEIEKLEEADEDELEDAIDAVLGEDAENGAFAFVPSDFDPGETSTDARTIFVTQEMPVADAVEGEAPEEIVESQLTMSDLVDERFGDDGFVFGVGIITDEIDRSLFDSFAIVLPLALLFVAVVLTIAYRDLLDILLGLFGIVLVLLWTFGFMGWSGIDFNQIMIAVPVLLVGLSIDYAIHVFMRHREQRGESDDGTRGTRPAMAIVLGGLGVAFLWVTATAVIGFLSNLVSPVAPIREFGVASAFGIASAFAIFAVLVPAMKVALDDVLERRGIDRRKRAFGTGGGRVSGVLLGGQRVARRAPWTVVIVVFFLTTGGVAGATQLDTSFEQEDFIADDPPEWMDSLPEPFAPGEYAAKENLEFVDERFLRGDTQSQVLVQGDVTADDTLERIDEAESLAADGDATVILADGSADVDSPLSVMESVAAENESFNETFTDADTTGDDVPDTDLESVYDALYEADEDAAADVVYRADDEYEALLLTVSVRGGASSDLVDAETRDVAAVLDGNGLEATATGQVIVFGIIEDELFQTVLESLLVTLVAVFAFLMLAYRRYHGSAILGAITLLPIVLSVTWILGTMYLLEIPFNVMTGTITSLTVGLGVAYNIHMAERYVLERRRGRDLWEALSRSVTGTGGALFGSAATTVGGFGVLTFAILPPLQQFGLITGLTITYAFLGSVFVLPTFLVLWTRYVGPQGGFSADLATADDATGPAYANGSGQSEERS, from the coding sequence GTGGGCGTCGCTGATCGAGCGATCGCGGCGATCACCCGACGAAGTCGCGCCGTGATCGTCGTCATGCTCGTCCTCTCGCTCGCGCTCGGGAGCGGCGTGACCGCCCTCGACCAGACGCCCGGACTCGACCAGTTCGAGACCGAAAGCGAGGAAGCCGACGCTCTCGACTACGTCGACGACAACTTCGGCACCGCGGACAACGAGACGACCGCACAGATCGTCGTTCGCGACGAGAACGCGCTGTCTCGAGACAGCTTGCTCGCGACGCTCGAGCTACAGCGGGACTTCCGTGAGAACGAGACGGTGAACGAGACGCTCGCCGACGAGGACGCCTTCTCCGATCTCTCCTCGATCGTCGCCTCGACCGCGATCCAGCAGGAGCTGGCGGACGACCTCGAGGAACGCGGCGACGAACTCGAGGAGACGGCCGAGGAACTCGAAGAGCGGGGTGAGGAACTCGAGGAAGACAGACAGGAGCTCGAACAACGAGGCGAGGAGCTCGAAGAACGGGGCGAGGAACTCGAAGAACGAGGCGAGGAACTCGAGGAAGACAGACAGGAGCTCGAACAACGGAGCCAGCAACTCGAGGAGGATCAGGCGCTCCTCGAGCAGCGGAGCCAGGAACTCGAGGAAGACCAGCAGGAACTCGATGAGACGGCCGAGACGCTGACCGAACTCCTCCAGGAGACCCAGACCCTCCAGGAGGAGTACGAGGAACTGAACGCGACGTACGAGCAGGGACTGATCGAGGAAGAAGAGTACGAGGCGGAAGCCGCCGAGCTCGAGGCCGAGTTCGACGTGATCGAGGCCCAGGCCGAGGGAGCGCTCGACGACGAGGGGGCTGAAACCTTCCTCGAATTGATGGACGAGCTACGAGCCGCCGTCTCGACGCTCGCCGCCCTCGAACGAGGCGAACCAGTCGAGGAAGATCCCGAAGCACTCGAGGCGATCTACGGCGAGATCGAGGAGACGATCCTCGCAGACGAGATTCAGGGACTCGAAGCACGCGGCGAACAGCTCGAGGAAGACCAACAGGAGCTCGAAGCACGCGGCGAGCAACTCGAGGAGGACGCAGACGAACTCGAAGCACGCGGCGAACAACTCGAGGAGGACGCAGCAGAGCTCGATGAAGACGCCGAACAACTCGATGAAGACGCCGAACAACTCGAAGAACGGGGCGAACAACTCGAGGAGGACGCAGACGAACTCGAAGAGCGACGAGAGCAACTCGGAGACGAATTCGACGAACTCGAGGAGGGTATCGAAACGACGCTCGAAGAAGAGATCGAGAAACTCGAGGAAGCGGACGAGGACGAACTCGAGGACGCCATCGACGCGGTGCTTGGCGAGGACGCCGAAAACGGCGCGTTCGCCTTCGTTCCGTCGGACTTCGATCCGGGAGAGACGAGCACCGACGCGAGAACGATCTTCGTTACCCAGGAGATGCCGGTCGCGGACGCCGTGGAGGGTGAAGCGCCGGAAGAGATCGTCGAGAGTCAGCTCACGATGTCTGACCTCGTCGACGAGCGATTCGGCGACGACGGGTTCGTCTTCGGCGTCGGGATCATCACCGACGAGATCGATCGATCGCTCTTCGACAGCTTCGCGATCGTCCTCCCGCTCGCGTTGCTGTTCGTCGCGGTCGTCTTGACGATCGCCTACCGCGACCTCCTCGACATTCTCCTCGGGCTGTTCGGGATCGTCCTCGTACTCCTCTGGACGTTCGGCTTCATGGGCTGGTCCGGGATCGACTTCAATCAGATCATGATCGCCGTGCCGGTGTTACTCGTGGGACTGAGCATCGACTACGCGATCCACGTCTTCATGCGCCACCGCGAGCAACGCGGCGAATCCGACGACGGAACGCGTGGGACGCGCCCGGCGATGGCGATCGTCCTCGGCGGACTCGGCGTCGCGTTCCTCTGGGTCACCGCGACGGCCGTCATCGGCTTCCTCTCGAACCTCGTCAGCCCGGTCGCCCCGATCCGGGAGTTCGGCGTCGCGAGCGCCTTCGGGATCGCCTCGGCGTTCGCGATCTTCGCCGTGCTGGTCCCGGCGATGAAGGTGGCGCTCGACGACGTCCTCGAGCGTCGCGGGATCGATCGGCGAAAACGCGCGTTCGGCACCGGCGGGGGCCGGGTGAGTGGCGTCCTCTTGGGTGGACAGCGGGTCGCACGTCGCGCACCCTGGACGGTCGTCATCGTGGTCTTCTTCCTGACCACCGGTGGCGTCGCCGGGGCGACCCAGCTCGACACCTCCTTCGAACAGGAGGACTTCATCGCCGACGACCCGCCCGAGTGGATGGACTCGCTCCCCGAGCCGTTCGCACCCGGCGAGTACGCCGCCAAGGAGAACCTCGAGTTCGTCGACGAACGGTTCCTCCGGGGTGACACCCAGTCACAGGTACTCGTCCAGGGCGACGTGACGGCTGACGACACCCTCGAGCGGATCGACGAGGCCGAGTCGCTCGCCGCCGATGGGGACGCAACGGTGATTCTCGCCGACGGCAGCGCCGACGTCGACAGCCCCCTGTCGGTCATGGAGTCGGTCGCCGCCGAGAACGAGTCGTTCAACGAGACGTTCACTGACGCGGATACGACCGGCGACGACGTTCCCGACACCGACCTCGAGTCGGTGTACGATGCGCTGTACGAAGCAGACGAGGACGCGGCGGCGGACGTCGTCTATCGGGCGGACGACGAGTACGAGGCCCTCTTGCTGACGGTCTCGGTCCGCGGTGGCGCGAGCAGCGACCTCGTCGACGCGGAGACTCGCGACGTCGCCGCCGTCCTCGACGGGAACGGTCTCGAGGCCACGGCCACGGGACAGGTGATCGTCTTCGGCATCATCGAGGACGAACTGTTCCAGACCGTCCTCGAGAGCCTGCTCGTGACGCTCGTAGCCGTCTTCGCCTTCCTCATGCTCGCCTACCGCCGGTACCACGGGAGCGCGATCCTCGGCGCGATCACGCTCTTGCCGATCGTCCTCTCGGTGACGTGGATCCTCGGGACGATGTACCTGCTCGAGATCCCGTTCAACGTGATGACCGGCACGATCACCAGCCTCACGGTCGGGCTCGGGGTGGCGTACAACATCCACATGGCCGAACGGTACGTCCTCGAGCGTCGCCGCGGGCGGGACCTCTGGGAGGCGCTCTCCCGGAGCGTCACGGGAACCGGCGGGGCGTTGTTCGGCAGCGCCGCGACGACCGTCGGCGGCTTCGGCGTCCTCACGTTCGCCATCCTGCCGCCGCTCCAGCAGTTCGGCCTGATCACCGGACTGACGATCACCTACGCCTTCCTCGGGAGCGTCTTCGTCCTGCCGACGTTCCTCGTGCTGTGGACGCGCTACGTCGGCCCCCAGGGCGGTTTTTCGGCCGACCTCGCGACAGCCGACGACGCGACGGGACCGGCGTACGCGAACGGCTCCGGCCAGTCCGAAGAGCGCAGCTAG
- a CDS encoding universal stress protein, translated as MGEEVLVPYDGSDPATDALTYALEQFPEATVTVLHVVTLPESYWSAFGGREDRIPGYEEAVDRGEELLEEASQTADAASREVNTDLETGEPHRVIVDQAAEGGFDAVVIGSHGRTGVARVMLGSVAEKVVRRAPVPVVVVR; from the coding sequence ATGGGTGAGGAGGTACTCGTCCCATACGACGGATCGGATCCGGCGACGGACGCGCTGACGTACGCACTGGAGCAGTTTCCGGAGGCGACGGTGACCGTCCTCCACGTCGTGACGCTCCCGGAGAGCTACTGGTCGGCGTTCGGCGGTCGAGAGGATCGAATTCCCGGCTACGAGGAGGCCGTCGATCGCGGGGAAGAACTGCTCGAGGAAGCGAGCCAGACGGCCGACGCGGCGAGCCGAGAGGTAAACACGGACCTCGAGACGGGCGAACCACACCGCGTGATCGTCGACCAGGCAGCCGAGGGCGGGTTCGACGCCGTCGTCATCGGCAGCCACGGCCGAACGGGCGTCGCTCGCGTCATGCTCGGCAGCGTCGCAGAGAAAGTCGTCCGGCGGGCACCGGTTCCGGTCGTCGTCGTTCGGTGA
- a CDS encoding thioredoxin family protein: MVLQESESELEAGDAAPDFELPGTDEEPYTLESFADDEALLVVFTCNHCPYAKAKFDLLNELAAEYDDVSVVGINPNDAEEYPEDAFEKMVEYVEEGEIAFDAYLRDESQAVAAAYGAECTPDPFLFERADEEFRLVYQGRLDDAPNPDDEPTEFPIREAIDAVLADEDVDLEWVPSRGCSIKWTDA; the protein is encoded by the coding sequence ATGGTCCTGCAAGAGTCCGAGTCCGAACTCGAGGCTGGCGACGCCGCACCCGACTTCGAGTTGCCCGGAACCGACGAGGAGCCGTACACGCTCGAGTCGTTCGCCGACGACGAGGCGCTGCTCGTGGTGTTCACGTGCAACCACTGCCCGTACGCGAAGGCGAAGTTCGACCTGCTGAACGAACTCGCCGCCGAGTACGACGACGTCTCGGTCGTCGGGATCAATCCCAACGACGCCGAGGAGTACCCCGAAGACGCCTTCGAGAAGATGGTCGAGTACGTCGAGGAGGGAGAGATCGCCTTCGACGCCTACCTCCGTGATGAGTCCCAGGCGGTCGCCGCCGCCTACGGTGCGGAGTGTACGCCGGATCCGTTCCTGTTCGAGCGTGCCGACGAGGAGTTCCGCCTGGTCTACCAGGGGCGCCTCGACGACGCGCCGAACCCGGACGATGAACCCACCGAGTTCCCCATTCGGGAGGCCATCGACGCCGTGCTCGCAGACGAGGACGTCGACCTCGAGTGGGTCCCCTCTCGAGGCTGTTCGATCAAGTGGACGGACGCATAG